The Gemmatimonadota bacterium genomic sequence TCAAGATGTCCCGCCGTGCCAATTCCACGAATCGACCGCCGTGCTTGAGGCAGGACAGGCTCGCGTCGATGAAGCCCTCTCCAGTCAGGCTGTTCAGCACCACATCGATGCCCTCTCCATTTGTAGCTTCGAGGATCTCTTTTCCAAACGCTGTCTGACGGCTGTCGAATATGTGTTCCACGCCCAGTGATCGGAGATAGGTCTGCTTCGGCTCGCTCGCGGTGGCAAAGACTTCTGCGCCTGCGGCTTGCACCAGCTGAATGGCAGCCAATCCCACACCACCCGAACCCGCGTGAATCAGCACCCGATCGCCAGCCTCCAGTCCCGAGAGTTCGAAAGACAGCGCGGCGGATACGAACGCGCTCGGCACTGTGGCAAGTCCAGTGACGGAGAAGCCCGATGGCGCGGGTGCTACCAGTTCCTCCCGCGTGACCATTTGCGCCCCGAACGCCCCAAATCCCAATCCGACCACATGGTCGCCGACGGAGATGGTCGAGACATCGGAACCCACCTCGAGGATATAACCGCACATCTCTCTGCCCAGATTTCCCTCCTCAATAAAGCCGAGTGAACGAAACACATCCCAGAAGTTGAGCCCGGAAGCCTCGACTGAGACGCGAACCTCGCGCGGTTCGAGAGAAGGTGCCGGTAGCGGCTGGACATACGGTCTCTCGAACACGCCGTCCGGATCCGGAGCCAGCACCCAGTCCGGCTCCTCAGGCAGAGACAGACGCTCCGCTTCGGTGCCCATCCGAATCAGGCGGGCAACCTGGCGACTTCCCGATCTGTATGCGATGTGATTCTCGGGATCGGGATACAGGAGTTCATTGACGAGGTCGGGTGCCGGTGCCATATCGCCGGGGTCCAGATCGATCATCCTCGGCTGCAGATGCGCTGCTTCTCGGGCTACTGCTTTGCCGAAGCCCCAGAGTGCTGCGCCGGCGAGTTCTCCACCGCGCTCCCGCTCTAACACCTGCGCTCCGCGCGTGATAAACCACACGCCCTTTTCAGGTGTCATATCGGAGTCGGCGACGGCCTGCACCAGCGCGAGTGCGCTCGCCCCCACTCGCCGTACATCCTCCGCCATTTCCCCGGTCGTTGCCTCTGCTCCATGGCCTTCCAGTGACGCGAGATGTACAATGCCGCTGAGTGGCATGTCGTCCGGTAGCTCCATCAGGAGTGATCCCCACGCCTCGCGCTGTTCCATATCTATGGTCTTTCTGATAATTTCAGAGTCTTCCTCTACCTGTGGGCCATCGCTACAGGCCAGCACGACCGTCTGGTTTCGCGCCGCGAGTTCTGACGCGAGTTCCTCTGCGGCTCTTCTCTGGTCTGCCGCCAGAATCCACGCGCCTCCCTGCTCTGTCACCACCGCTGGTCCCTGCGCCACGATTACGCCCTTATCCAGCGTCCTGGTGGCGTCGGACTCATCTACGCCCAGGACTTCTACTTCCTCGAAGCCCACGTTGCCGAGCGCTCGTCGCCATACCGAAGGCTCAGCCAGGGCGTGGTGCGGGCGGTAGCTGTCGGCAAATCGCCACCAGCCATCCAGTTGTCCGAAAGTCAGATCCATCCAACCCAGGCCGCTGAGGTTCTCGAGTGCGATTAACTGCCCCGATGGCGCGAGAAGGTCACGACAGTGTGCGAGTGTTTCCTCCAGGTATCGCGTGGCGTGTAGCACATTGGACGCGATCAGCAAGTCATAACTATGGGCGTCAAAGCCCTGTGCCACGGGATCCTTTTCGATATCCAGCGGACGGTATTCGATAGCCTCGTCTCCGAACCGCGCTTCGGCTTCCGCAAAGAAGCCCGCGGATATATCCGTGTACATGTAGTAGAACCGTCCGTCCGGAAGTTCTGGCAATACGGACGCGGTTGCCGAACCCGTACCCGCGCCGACCTCGATGACTCTGAGGCGCCGACCGTCTGGCAATGCGGACACGAGTGCTCGCACCGCATCGCCCAGCATACTGTTCGCCGCTCGTGCCACAGGTGCCTTCAGATACAGATCGGCTGCGGTCGGTTCTCCGCTGCTGAACAGAAGGGTCAGCGGATCTTCGCGACCGCGGAGCACCTCGGCCAGAGCGCGGCCAGAGCGCCGAAACAGCCCGATCTCGGTCAGGCCGTGGGAGTGCAGGTCGGTCATCCGGGAGGCGAATTCCTCAAGGTCGCCCGGCATTTCTTCCGGCAGCGGATCTTCGGGTCCTATGACCACGACAAAGTTGTCGCCCTTCTCTTCCAATACCCCCGATTTGGCGAGCATTTCGAGCATTCGGCGGAAGAGGCGCTTGTGCTCCTCGGTAACTTGCAGGCGTTGCCGCAAGTCTTCGGGATCCACGGTCTCGCCCGCCTTGCGCTGCCAACCCAGCTCTTTCAGGGTCGCGAGTGCGCGGGACCGGGACCACCGTTCCAGATCCGCGAGCAGAGCGTTCCTGCCTTCGGGATCGACGCCTGCATCTATCAGATAGTCGGAGAACAACTGCGAGCGGGCGGCAACAGTTGACGGACCCGGGAAGAAGTCCGCGGGTGTTATTCCAGGTGAAAGGTCGCGCTCGCGCCACATCACTTCGTACAGGAGATCCTTCACGCCTTCGACTGCCGAGAGCAGTGCCTCCTGCGTCGCCCGCTTCACCGTGTACCCACTCAGGCGGCCAAGTGGAACGCCGTTCAGGTCGTAGATGTTCAGTTCACCGCTCAGGACTTCCGGAGGTTCGTCCGTTTCCTGGGAAGCCTCATTCAAACGCACGTGACAGACAATCCGATCCGGTAGCTGTCCCGTCAGCCACAGCCGCTCCCAGCCGAATGGCAGATATGTGGTTTCGCCCCCGGCTCCCTCCAGGTTTCGCGCCGCGCCCACGACTTGAAAGCAACCGTCCAGGACGAGCGGATGGACATCCAGCCCGTGCCTGGTCAGAGTTTCGGGCAGAGACACCTCTCCCAATGCCTCGCCCGGGCGGGACCAGACGTTCCCCAGCGTGCGGAAGAATGGACCGAGATCGACCCCGGTACTCGCCCTGTGGCGGTAGTAGCCCGCCACATCTACTGGTGAGAGGCTGGCCTTGAGACTTTCCAGATCAATCCTCTCACCTGCTTCCGGTATAGGAACACCAGACGACACGCGACCTTCCACGTGTACTGTCCATTCCCCTTCACTACCCTTGCTGAAGATCTGGACTTCGCGCGACGACGCCTGCTCAGAGGCGTCGAGCACGACCTGCATCTTTCGTCCCTCTTCATCCGCCCCGTCCTCCTCTTCGAAGACCATCGCGTTGTGCAACTGGAAATCCTCCACGACTACTGATTCGCTCTCCTCGAGGAACGCTGCCGCGCACGCCATGGCCCCGTAGAGCGCGCCGGGTGCCACGATCCGGCCAAACACCTTGTGGTCGTTCAGATAGGATGGATCCGAGGGGAATACTTCCGTCTCAAAGGTGATTTCTCCGCGGGCTGATTCGTGCCGAGCACCCAGCAGCGGATGGTCGGAACTCCGGCGCTGACGCTTCGGTGGCTCAAGCCAGTGGTGATTGCGCTGGAATGGATAGCTGGGCAGCGAGATCCGCCGCCGTGTCTCTCCTGCGAAGAGTCCCGCGAAACGAATCGGGAATCCCGCCTGGTACGCCTCTGCGACCGATCCCACGAAACCGTCGGTGCTTTCGGACTCTGATGGCGGAGAGAGGCTCGACAGCACTACTGGCACCGGTGTCTGTGGCGACGCTGGCCAGGCGGAGGCCGCCATTGGCGCCAGCACGGATCGCGGGCCAATCTCCAGTACCACATCGACCCCGAGATCCGATAGTGTTTTCACCCCCTGGGCGAATGCCACTGGCTCCCGAGCATGCCGTCTCCAGTAGGCTCCGTTTTGCGACTGGCCCGGTTCTACGGCTCTACCCGTCAGGTTGCTGACCACAGTAAGGGAAGGCGGCTGGATCTCCACACCATTGAGGGACGCTTCCAGTTCGTCCAGGATGGGTTCAACAAGGGCGCTGTGGAATGCTTTGGCAGTGTTCAGCCGCCTGACCCGTATGCCCTCCTGTTCGAATCGCTTCGAGATCGCTTCAATTTCCGCAATCGGGCCGCTGACCACCTGGTGGTTCCCGTTGTATCCCGAGATGCTCAACCCGGCGCCAGAGGAGGCTGCGTTTACCGTCTCCACCGCCACCGCCACGCGATCGGCCGGTGCGAAGACCGCGGCCATGCCGCCCTCTTCCATCTGCGACATCAGCGCGCCGCGCACGGCGGCGAACCGCATCCCGTCTTCAAGGCTGAACACGCCTGCTGCCTGCGATGCCGCGAGTTCTCCGATGCTGTGTCCGACGACCACATCGGGACGGATGCCGACGCTCGACCAGAGCGCTGTCAGTGCGCACTCCAGCGCGTAGAGGGCAGGCTGTTCCCAAGCCGTGTCGCCGAGGTCCTCTTCACCTTCGGACCGACCGAACATCACGTCCAGCAGCGAGGAACCTCTCTCCTGAAGAAGGACTGCCTCGCAGCGGTCCAGGACTGCCCGCGCCACTGGCTCGCTTTCGTAGAGCACCTGTCCCATGCCGACCCATTGGCTTCCCTGTCCGGTGTAGGCGAACGCCGCCCGGGTCGGTGTTCGCGATGATGCGCCCCCATCTGCTTCAGTTAGACTACGGAGGCGCTCTCGCAGCGATTCCGCGTCGTGGAAGACGATGCCCGCGCGGTGATCGAAGTGGCTCCGGCCCACGCCCGCTGTCCACGCCATGTCTGCAAGTATCGCCTCTTCTTCTTCGGCGTGTTCGTCGAGCCATGAAAGGTACCGCTTCCCCAGGTCCCGAAGTGCCCCATCGGATTTTCCCGACAGCGGAAGGAGACGGGTCCTTCGCGGCTGGACTTCCTGCTCCGGCAGCGGGAGATCCCCAACGGTCGCTGGCAGCGAGATTGCCACTGGCTTCGCGGAGCCAACAGCAGCGGATGCACCATCCGAAGCACGGTATTCCTCCATTACAATGTGGGCATTCGTCCCGGAGATCCCGAAGGAGTTTACCCCCGCGAGTCGCGATCGATCAGGACGGTGCGGCAAGTCCATCATCGACGATGTCACCCGCAATGGTAGGCTGTCCCAGTCGAGACTCGGGTTGGGATTATGGAAATGGAGGTGTTTTGGAATCACACCCCGCTTCAGTACCAACGCGGCTTTGATCACTCCGGCTACGCCTGCGGCTGACTCCAGATGGCCGACATTGGTCTTCACGGAACCGATGAGAAGGGGTCGGTCAGTTGATCGTCCCTTCCCGTAAACATTGGCCACAGCGTTGATCTCGATGGGATCACCCACCGTCGTTCCGGTCCCGTGCGCCTCCAGGTAATCTACGTCCGATGCGGGGATTCCCGCGTCGGACAGCGCAGTCTCGATCACTTCTTCCAGCGCGGGTGTGTTCGGCACGGTTAGCCCTGTACTGGCTCCGCCGTGGTTCACCGCCGCGCCCCGAATCACCGCCCAGATCCGATCGCCGTCCGCCTCCGCCTCATCGAGCCGCTTGAGGATGATGACCCCACAGCCCTCACCTCGCACGTAACCGTTTGCGGACGCGTCAAAGGTTTTGCACTGCCCATCCGGAGACAGCATCATCGCATCCGCGCGCAGTTCGTATATGCGACCGTTCAGAATCGCCTGTACGCCGCCTGCGATGGCAAGATCTGCTTTGCCCTGCTGCAGGTCTGCCACCGCGTCGTGGACTGATACCATGGATGACGCGCACGCGGCAT encodes the following:
- a CDS encoding SDR family NAD(P)-dependent oxidoreductase; amino-acid sequence: MKPDKSFGPSVSDQPIAIIGMACRFPGAPGISAFWRLLEAGGNAVSEGVPGSGVGRWSQLFPDDTVQSEGCRFGAFVDDIDQFDDAFFRISPVEAELLDPQQRMMLETSWEALEDAGIDPEGLRESRTGVYTGISNDEYRMLVVDSSKPAEAASCLYALSGTNLNGASGRVSFVLGLRGPAKAVDAACASSMVSVHDAVADLQQGKADLAIAGGVQAILNGRIYELRADAMMLSPDGQCKTFDASANGYVRGEGCGVIILKRLDEAEADGDRIWAVIRGAAVNHGGASTGLTVPNTPALEEVIETALSDAGIPASDVDYLEAHGTGTTVGDPIEINAVANVYGKGRSTDRPLLIGSVKTNVGHLESAAGVAGVIKAALVLKRGVIPKHLHFHNPNPSLDWDSLPLRVTSSMMDLPHRPDRSRLAGVNSFGISGTNAHIVMEEYRASDGASAAVGSAKPVAISLPATVGDLPLPEQEVQPRRTRLLPLSGKSDGALRDLGKRYLSWLDEHAEEEEAILADMAWTAGVGRSHFDHRAGIVFHDAESLRERLRSLTEADGGASSRTPTRAAFAYTGQGSQWVGMGQVLYESEPVARAVLDRCEAVLLQERGSSLLDVMFGRSEGEEDLGDTAWEQPALYALECALTALWSSVGIRPDVVVGHSIGELAASQAAGVFSLEDGMRFAAVRGALMSQMEEGGMAAVFAPADRVAVAVETVNAASSGAGLSISGYNGNHQVVSGPIAEIEAISKRFEQEGIRVRRLNTAKAFHSALVEPILDELEASLNGVEIQPPSLTVVSNLTGRAVEPGQSQNGAYWRRHAREPVAFAQGVKTLSDLGVDVVLEIGPRSVLAPMAASAWPASPQTPVPVVLSSLSPPSESESTDGFVGSVAEAYQAGFPIRFAGLFAGETRRRISLPSYPFQRNHHWLEPPKRQRRSSDHPLLGARHESARGEITFETEVFPSDPSYLNDHKVFGRIVAPGALYGAMACAAAFLEESESVVVEDFQLHNAMVFEEEDGADEEGRKMQVVLDASEQASSREVQIFSKGSEGEWTVHVEGRVSSGVPIPEAGERIDLESLKASLSPVDVAGYYRHRASTGVDLGPFFRTLGNVWSRPGEALGEVSLPETLTRHGLDVHPLVLDGCFQVVGAARNLEGAGGETTYLPFGWERLWLTGQLPDRIVCHVRLNEASQETDEPPEVLSGELNIYDLNGVPLGRLSGYTVKRATQEALLSAVEGVKDLLYEVMWRERDLSPGITPADFFPGPSTVAARSQLFSDYLIDAGVDPEGRNALLADLERWSRSRALATLKELGWQRKAGETVDPEDLRQRLQVTEEHKRLFRRMLEMLAKSGVLEEKGDNFVVVIGPEDPLPEEMPGDLEEFASRMTDLHSHGLTEIGLFRRSGRALAEVLRGREDPLTLLFSSGEPTAADLYLKAPVARAANSMLGDAVRALVSALPDGRRLRVIEVGAGTGSATASVLPELPDGRFYYMYTDISAGFFAEAEARFGDEAIEYRPLDIEKDPVAQGFDAHSYDLLIASNVLHATRYLEETLAHCRDLLAPSGQLIALENLSGLGWMDLTFGQLDGWWRFADSYRPHHALAEPSVWRRALGNVGFEEVEVLGVDESDATRTLDKGVIVAQGPAVVTEQGGAWILAADQRRAAEELASELAARNQTVVLACSDGPQVEEDSEIIRKTIDMEQREAWGSLLMELPDDMPLSGIVHLASLEGHGAEATTGEMAEDVRRVGASALALVQAVADSDMTPEKGVWFITRGAQVLERERGGELAGAALWGFGKAVAREAAHLQPRMIDLDPGDMAPAPDLVNELLYPDPENHIAYRSGSRQVARLIRMGTEAERLSLPEEPDWVLAPDPDGVFERPYVQPLPAPSLEPREVRVSVEASGLNFWDVFRSLGFIEEGNLGREMCGYILEVGSDVSTISVGDHVVGLGFGAFGAQMVTREELVAPAPSGFSVTGLATVPSAFVSAALSFELSGLEAGDRVLIHAGSGGVGLAAIQLVQAAGAEVFATASEPKQTYLRSLGVEHIFDSRQTAFGKEILEATNGEGIDVVLNSLTGEGFIDASLSCLKHGGRFVELARRDILSEEEMAAVRPDVAYDILELDVLKKTDPAWVGRVLRDVMARLSSRELKTITHSRWPLAEAGAALSFMRAARHIGKIVVTTPPILKGKLRQDRTYLVTGGLGGIGCAVADWLADRGAGAIALNGRRAPDPEAEEVIRRLRERGVKVQVEIADVTDADAIDEMMARIDETLPPLGGVIHSVGVLSDGALTNQSWERFETVLWPKILGAWHLHRATLDRDLDMFVLFSSRVGVMGNPGQANHASANAFLDQLAGHRRAMGLPGQAIAWGAWSEIGEAAEQRERIDQQRSALGGRWFTPQQGIRAFDQLVRQDATTSVVMSMDWSVFEEAVEDRPPFLEDLLSADADDEADASASSKDLLSQLREAPAAAPEDLLVSFLQQEVQAVLRLPTAPEPTVGFFDLGMDSLMAVELRNRLNRAFADEYVVPNTVVFDYPDIASLARHLVEELGEVSDAPAPQPQVQPEPEPQTAVQREDDGIAIVGMACHFPGAPDLSTFWHLLENGKDAVTDGRQDPGSWNNLAKDLPPQYAAYRRGGFVEGIDQFDARFFRISPIEARIMDPRQRMMLETTWQALEDAGMDPDELKGSRTGLYAGIATSEYRDLMTASDYGISYLGTAASMTVGRIAFLLGLEGPTIPVELNCASSLVAVHQAVMGLRQGEVDMALVGGTHAVLSPDLTREMADLGMLSREGQGRPFDASADGFTRGEGCGIVVLKRLSEAEADGDRIWGVIRGSAVNQNGASAGPTVPNGPAQERVIEEALSRAGVAPSEVDYLEAHGGGSELGDPIEVQAAATVYGKGREADRPLLIGSVKTNIGHLEPAAGVAALIKAVLAMKRGKIPKHLNFENPSPHIDWDRLPVQVTSELTDWPSHPDRPPRAGVSAFGISGTNAHVVVEGYDSPDTTPVGSAQPVSLSVLDLPDEEEAFALRQTRLLPLSGKSDEALRDLTERYLSWLEELASEDVDLLADMAWTAGVGRSHFDHRAGIVFQDVASLREKLQALSETGERPEPRTATKIAFAYTGQGSQWIGMGKDLYESEPVVRAVLDRCDKVIREERDTSLLDAMFGQTGDLSDLPAIYAMGSALTALWSSVGIQPSVVVGHGIGEIAAAQAAGVFSLEDGLRVALEWDTDSLEATLTDVTIASPSLVLVSSVTGGVEVLDAAYWRRQAQEPAALDKCAKKLVNLGVNVLIEIGPSAVPGPIEGDANPPVVLSSLGDNGFIEAVAKAYEAGLSVSFPGLFAGETRRRISLPSYPFQHQHYWIQ